Genomic window (Achromobacter sp. B7):
CGAGGGTTGCCCCTCGTCCTTGATGCCGTCCGCGTCCAGCTGCGGCGCGACGATGAAGACACGGTCCGCGAGTCCTTCCTGGGCTTGCAACTTCTCATATACCGCCTGCGCGCGGGCATCGGCCAATTGGCGTAACTGCTCGTCGCCCACCTTCGCCACGCCGCGCAGCATGGCTTCCATTTGCGCGGCCGGCACCGACTTGGACATGCCGATGAAATTGCGCGGCTTGTCCTTGATGTCGGCGTCGTCGTAGACCTCTTCCAGATACTTCTGGCGTTCGGCGGCCGACACCTTCACGCCGGCCGGGTCGGGCTTCTTGCCGCGCGGCGTCGTGTCGGCGGCCTTGGCGGCGCGGATCTGGGCGTCGACCCAGGCTTGGCGCAGCCCGTCCAGGTCGGTCTTGGGATCGGCGCGGCCGCTGATGTCCATCTTCAGCGCGGGGCGGTCCGTCAACGCCTTGATCAGCGTGTCGATGCGCTGCACCGAGTCCTCGGTCAGCACCGCGCTGCCCGGCGCGAACTCCACATACGACAACTCTTCGCCGCCGCCGAAGGCCGAGGCCAGCAAGCTGAACGGCGACGTCACCGCCTTGACGACCAGGTTCATCATCACGCGCACCACGATGCCGCCCACCGAAAATTCCGGGTCGTCCAGCGAGCCGGACACGGGCAGGTTGATGTCGATATTGCCGCGCGAATCCTTCAACAGCGCCACGGCCAGCAGCACCGGCAGCTTGGTGGCGTCGGGGCTGTTGGTCTTGTCGCCGAAGGTCAGCTGGTTCAGCACGACGTGGTTGGACGCCTGCAATGCGCGGTCCTTGATCTTGTATTCCAGGTCCACCGACAGCTTGCCGCGCTTGATCGGGTAGCCCACGTACTTGGCCGAATAGGTGTTGAAGCGCGGCAGGTCCACGCCCTTGGCCGACGCCTTCAAGTCCAGCGTCAGGTATTTGGCGAACGGCTGCACGATGCCGCTGATGGACAGCGGCGCGGTGGTGTAGACGCGCCCCGTGACCTTGACCTTGGCGGGCTGCGGGTTGGTGGACGACACGGCCGAGATCGCGCCTTCGATGGCCGACAGCTCGGCCACATAGTTGGGTTTGACGAAGCGGTCGGTAAACGTCATGCGGCCACGCGACAGCGTGACGCTGTTGACGGCGATGTCAGGCATGGCCGCGCCGTCGCCGCCTTTGGAGGCTGCCGGGGATGCCGCCTTGGACGCCCCCGACGATGCCGGCGCGGCGGGCGACTGGCGGCCCGGCGTTTGCGTGTCCTGCGTGATGGAGCCGCCCGCCTGGCCCGGCGCCGCCACCAGGTCCATCACGTTCAGCCGGCCCTGGGCATTCAACAGAATGCGGCCGTAGAAGTCTTCCAGCGCGATGTCGCCCAGCTTGGCGCCCACCTTGTCGCCCGCCACGGACACGTCCATGCCGGCAAAGGCCAGCCGCTTCCAATTCAGGAAGTCGTCGTTGTTGACGCGGTCTTGCAAGTCAACGCCGGTGATCTCGACGCCGCCTTTCCAGTTGACCCGCATGGGCGCGTTGCCGGCGGCGGCGGCATAGGCCACGTCGCCCTTGGCCCCCAGCGTAATGGCGCGCACGGTGGCGTTCAGGCTGCCGGCGGCGTAGGCCGCGAACGGCGCGACGTTCAGGTCGGACAGGTCGACGGACGACGCGAAGGTCAGCGGCTGCGGCGTGAACGCGCCCGCCAGGTTCAGCTTGCCGTTGCCCTGGATGCCCGCCGCCGCCAGCGTGAAGCGGCTTTGGCCCGGGCCCATGGCAAGGCGGTCGGCCGTGACGTGCAGCGATTGCAGCGCGATGTCCAGCGGAGGTTTTTGCGCTTCGTCGCGTGCCTTGAACTGGGTCAGGTCGGCCTGGACAGCGGTGGCCGAGGCGTCGATGGCGCCGCCTTTTTCGCGCACGTGGATCTGCGCGTTGGCGGCCAGCCGGCCGTCTTGCAGCAGGATGGGGGCCACGCTGCGCACGGCCGGCGCCAACGGAGCCAGGGCAATGTTGCCCAAGCGCACGCCCAGTTCCAGCGACAGCGGCGACAACTCCAGCGGGCCTTTCGCGCGTATCCAGCCGCCGTCGGTGCTGTTGTCCACCGTCAGCCACAGGTCGATGGGCTGGTTCTTGACCTCGGGCACCACCACGCCTTCCACGGTGGCGCCGATCCCGGTCATGACGTAATCCAGCTTGCTGACCGCATCGGTCAGGTAGAGCTCGCCTTCATGCAGGTTGAAGGCGTCCAGCGTCACCTTCCATTCGGACGGCGCGGGCGCGGCGGGCGGCGTCGCGGGCGGAGCCGTTGGGGCGGGCACGGGATCGGTCGTGGGTGCGGTGCCGGTGGCGGGTGCGGTGCCGGTGGCCGGTGCCGTGCCGGTGGCGGGCGCGGTGCCGGTGGCGGGCGCGGTGCCGGTGGCGGGCGCGGTGCCGGTGGCGGGCGCGGTGCCGGTGGCGGGCGCGGTGCCGGTGGCGGGCGCGGTGCCGGTGGCCGGTGCCGGGTCGGTCCCAGGTGCCGTGCCGGTGCCAGTGGCAGGCGCATCACCGGTGCCGGCGCCGGGCGCGGCGCCCTCCTGCGCCTTCGGCGCGACCTTCAGCCCCAGGTCGCGCTTGAGCTTGTCCGCCACGGGGGTGTCGGTCGCGGCCACGCCGCCCAGCGCCTTCAGCTTGACCACCACGTCCTGCCAGTTCAGGTGTTCATTGGCGTAGCGCCGCACATGCACCTGCGGCGCCCACAGGCCCACTTCGCCTACATACACCTGGCGCGCGATGGGTTCCAGTTCCAGACGCGTGACGGTCAACGCGCTCCAGGCGGCCAGCGTGTCGCCATCGGTATCGCGCAGATCGAAGCGGCGCAGCGCCAGATCGCCCACCACACGTATCTTGGGCGGCGCGTCCTTGGGCTGTTCAAACACCACTTGCAGGTTCGAATCCAGCAGCGCGCTGTCCAGCTTGAACGGCAGCGGCATGGGCCACACGTCGGCCCACTTTTCAAGTTGCAGGCCATTGAACGCAACGCGCAAGGTGGAGGACGGCACCTTGTCGAACGGCCGCGCCACGCCCGTAAGGTCAAACGGGCTGCCGTTGATGCGCAGGTGCACGCGCGGCTGCACGTCGATATCCGTGGCATAGCCGAAGGTGGAAATGAACGGCACGCCCAGGCCCAGTTCGTCCACTACCTGTTTGCGCCCGGTGACCTTGTCGTCCAGCGTGATGGCGCCGCCCTCGATCACCATGTTGTTCAGCGAAAACCGGGGCAGGCCGGTATCGGGCTTGGGCGGTTCTTCGGGCTGGGCGGCGGTTAATTGCGCGACGCGTTGCTGTATGTCAGAGAAATTGAATCGCGTGACGTCTTCGCGCACGATGGCGATGGTAGGCTGGCGCAGCGTCAGCCGATCCACGACGGGCGCGAACCAGAACAAGGAGCTCCACGCGGCGCTGACATCCATTTCAGCCAGCGCCAGAAGCGGCGTCTGCGAACCCGGTTGCGCCACGGCAAGGTCGCGTGCGCGGAGGGTCAACGTGAACGGATTGAAGGTGATCTTGCCGACGGAAACGTCGCGCCCGATCATCTTGGCCACGTCGTCCGTCAGCACGTTGTGCAGCACCTTTGGGACTTGCCAGGCGGCAATTGCGCAAAGGATCAGCACAACCGCCACTATGCCCAACAAGATTTTGCCGGCGCGCCGGGTGAACCGAAGCTTGGGGCGCCGCAAGGGCATCGCGAGTCTCCTGAGACGAGTTGATGGCGATTATCGCGCCCCGATTAGGGCTCGTCTATCATAGGCGGAACAGCGGCCTGCCCGGCCTGCCGGGACCGCCCTTTTCAAACATTAACAATTCTCGATCCCGATTCCCAATGTCATCTGCCACCCCCACCCTGAGCCACCTGGACGAAGCCGGCCAGGTCCGCATGGTCGACGTCATCGCCAAGACAGACACCGAACGCGTGGCCATTGCCGTGGCCAGCGTGCGCATGAATGCCGTGGCCTATGGCCTGTTGACGCAGCCGGGCAAGGGCAAGGGCGAAGTGCTCAACACTGCCCGCGTGGCCGCCGTGCTGGCCGCCAAGCGCTGCGCGGAACTGATCCCGCTTTGCCACAGCCTGCCGCTGGCGTTCGTGGGCGTGGACTTCTCGCTGGACGACGCCGCGCACCGCATCGACATCCAGGCCACCTGCCGCACCAGCTACAAGACCGGCGTGGAAATGGAAGCCATGATGGCGTGCAGCGTGGCCGCGCTGACCATCTACGACATGTGCAAGGCCGCCGACAAGGGCATCGTGGTTGAACAAGTTCGCCTTAAGTACAAGGCCGGAGGAAAAAGCGGTGAATGGCGCAACGATTAATCTTCTGTACTTCGCCCGCGTGGCCGAACTGGTCGGCAAGCGCGGTGAAGACTGGCCGCTGGACAGCGAGTCCACCGGCGCGCAATTGCTGGCCGCGCTGGGGGAACGCTACCCGCAGCTGGCGCCCGCCACGCGCCTGAAACTGGCCATCAACCAAACCCATTCCAAACCCACGGCAACGATCCGGCCCGGCGACGAAGTGGCTGTGTTCGAACCCGTGACCGGAGGCTGAGAACGCCATGATCAGCGTCCAGGAAGCCGATTTCGACGCCGCCGCGCTGACGGCGGCGCTACGCGAGAACGCCGGGTCCGGCGTGGGCGGCATTGTCACCTTCGTAGGCTATGTGCGCGACTACGCGCCCGACTCGCCCACCGACACGCTCTACCTGGAACACTACCCGGGCATGTGCGAGCGCGAGCTGGAAGCCATTGCCAACACCGCGCGCCAGCGCTGGAAGCTGGACGGCACCGTCATCGTGCACCGCGTGGGCGCGCTGTCGCGCAATGCGCAGATCGTGTTCGTGGCGGCGGCCAGCGCCCACCGGGGCGATGCCTTTCGCGGCTGCGAATACATCATCGACGCGCTCAAGACGCGCGCGCCGTTCTGGAAGCGCGAGACGCTGGCCAGCGGCAACAGCTTCTGGGTAGAACAACGCCAGGCCGACCAGGACCGCACCGACGCCTGGGATGAAGACACCGCCCCACCGAAGGAAAGCAAATGAGCGAAGAAATTCCCGTCTCGCTGGCCTGCGCCGTGCTGACGGTCAGCGACACCCGCAGCGCGGGCGACGACACCTCCGGCAATCTGCTTGCCCACAACCTGGCGCATGCGGGCCACCAGTGCGTGCGCCGCGACATCGTGCGCGACGACATCTACCAGATCCGCCGCGTCATCAGCGACTGGATTGCCGACCCCGAAGTGCAGGTCATCCTGACCTCCGGCGGCACGGGCTTTTCGCATCGCGATCACACGCCGGCTGCCATCCTGCCGCTGCTGGACCGCGAGATTCCGGGCTTTGGCGAACTGTTCCGGCAACTCTCGTACACCGAGATCGGCAGTTCAACGATCCAGTCGCGCGCGTTCGCGGGCTCGGCCAACCAGACGCTGATCTTCTGCTTGCCCGGTTCAAACAACGCCTGCGAAACGGCCTGGGCGCAGATATTGCGTGAGCAGTTCGACAGCGCCCACCGCCCGTGCAATTTCGCCTCGCACTTCAAGCCTCAGAAAGAAGACCACTGACCCATGCTGGATTTTGATCACGCCCAGACCCTGCTGGCCAATGCGGCCGGGCCGCTGCAACGCCGCGAAGACATCGCCTTGACCGAGGCCTCCGGCCGCGTGCTGGCCACCGACCTGCAAGCCACGGTGGACATCCCCCCCGCCGACAACAGCGCCATGGACGGCTACGCCTTGCGCGTGGCCGATTGGCAAGCCGGCGCGCGCCTGCCGATCCAGCAACGCTGCTATGCCGGCGATGTGCCCGAACCGCTCAAGCCCGGCCACGCCATCCGCCTGTTCACCGGCAGCCTGATTCCCGACGGCGCCGATACCGTCGTCATGCAGGAAGACACGGTGGAAGCCGACAACCACGTGGAAATCTCGCGTGAGCCCGCGCCCGGCCAGCATATCCGCCGCCGGGGTGAAGACACGATGGCTGGCGCACCCTTGCTTGCGGCCGGCGCCATGCTGCAAGCCGCGCACGTGGCCTTGCTGGCCTCGCAGGGGCTTGCCACCGTGCCGGTGGTCGGCCAGCTGCGCGTGGGCATCCTGACCACGGGCGATGAACTCGTACCGCCCGGCTCGCCCCGCGCCCCCGAACAGATCTACAACTCCAACGGCCCGATGCTAGCCGCGTTGGCGCGCGGCCTCGGCGCCGTGCCCGTGCACGTGCTGCACGCGCGCGACACCGAAGAAGACCTGCTGGCCGCGTTCAAGACGCTGCTGACCGACTGCGATCTGGTGTTGAGCGTGGGCGGCGTGTCGGTGGGCGAACGCGATCTGGTCAAGCCCGCGCTGGCCACCTTGGGCGGCGAGTTGTCGCTATGGAAAGTGCGCATGAAACCGGGCAAGCCGGTGGCCTTGGCACAGATCAACGGCAAGCCCGTCGTCAGCCTGCCGGGCAACCCCGTGTCGGCCTACGCCGTGTTCGCCATGCTGGTGTCGCCGCTGGTGCGCCGCATGCAAGGCCGCGAAGAGATCTTCCCGCCCGTCAGCCTGCTGCCGCTGCGCACCGAGAATCCGCGCAAGGACGGACGCGAGGAATTCCTGCGGGTGCAGCGCCGTGTCGCCACCGAAGGCACCGCCGAATTGGTGCCCTACGGCCATCAAGGCTCGGGCGTGATCAGTTCGATGCCGTGGGCCACGGGCCTGGCGCGCCTGCCGGCCGACGTGCTGGTCAACGATGGCGACCGCGTGCCGTATTACGACTTGCGGCACTGGCTGGCGTAGCGCCGGGCGTTGGCCGGATCAGCGGCCCTGGCTGGCGTAGCGCTGGGCCTCGGCCAATTCTTCGGGCGTATTCACGTTCATGAAGGCATGCGGCGCGTCGTCAAAGCGCGCCGCCACGGCGCCCACGCGCGCCTGCCACAGACCGACTTTTCGATCGCCGCCGTGCAGGTAGGCGCGCAAGCCCGGCAGTAGCGATGGGCGCAGCGCCATGCAGGCCGAATGGCGCTGTTCGCCTACCATGGCATAGGCCATGGGCGCCTGCGCGGATTGCGCGGCGTCGACCAGGCGCGCGGCCAGATCGCCGGGAAGAAACGGTGTGTCGCACGGCACCACCACGACCCAGTCCACATCCGCCACTGCGGCCACAGCGGCCAACCCCGCCGCGATGCCCAGCAGCGGACCCTGGTATTTTTCCAAGCCCGGTTCGTTATCCGCCACCACCGTGCCGTAGCGCGCATAGTGGTCGGCATGGCGGTTGGCGCTGATGATCAGCCGCGCCACTTGCGGCGCCAGCCGGCGCGCGACATGCGCCACCATGGGCTCACCGTTCAACAGCACCAGCCCCTTGTCCTGATGGGCCATGCGCGAGCCCTGCCCGCCCGCCAGGATCAAGCCGGCGATGCAAGGGGCCAGCAACGACGCGTCACCCACCGATGTAGCTCATTTCGACTTTGCGGCCCGGGTCCGGCGTTGGGTCCGCCATGTTGCGGCCGCGCAGTTCGGAATAATTGTCGGCGCGCCCGCCCCAGATGCCGGCCAGCATCGCGGCCAGTTCGGCGTCGGTGGCGCCATCGCGCAGCGGCGCGCGCAGGTCAAAGCCTTCGTGTGCGAACAGGCACAGAAACAGCTTGCCTTCCGGCGACAGGCGCGCGCGCGTACAGCCCCCGCAGAATGCGTGGGTGACGCTGGAAATGACGCCGATTTCGCCACCGCCGTCCAGATAGCGCCAGCGCTCGGCCACGCGCCCCATGTCGGCGGACTGCACCGGTTCCAGCGGGTAGGCCGCGCCGATGCGGTCCAGCACTTCCTGGCTGGGCACCACTTCAGACAGGTTCCAGCCGTTGGTGTTGCCCACGTCCATGTATTCGATAAAGCGCAGGATGTGCCCGCTGTGCCGGAAGCGTTCGGCCATGGGCAGGATCTGGCCGTCGTTCAGGCCGCGCCGCACCACCATGTTGACCTTGACCGGCGCCAAGCCCGCGTCCGCGGCGGCGTCAATGCCGCGCAGCACGTCGTCGGGCGTGAAGCCGCTGTCGCTCATATCCTGGAACATCGACGCGTCCAGCGCGTCCAGGCTGACGGTGACGCGGGTCAGCCCGGCGGCTTTCAGCGCGGCCGCCTTGCGCGCCAGCACGCTGCCGTTGGTGGTCAGCGTCAGGTCCAGCGGCTGGCCCGCCGGCGTGCGCAGCGCCGCCAATTGGCCGACCAGGTTTTCGA
Coding sequences:
- a CDS encoding DUF748 domain-containing protein — encoded protein: MPLRRPKLRFTRRAGKILLGIVAVVLILCAIAAWQVPKVLHNVLTDDVAKMIGRDVSVGKITFNPFTLTLRARDLAVAQPGSQTPLLALAEMDVSAAWSSLFWFAPVVDRLTLRQPTIAIVREDVTRFNFSDIQQRVAQLTAAQPEEPPKPDTGLPRFSLNNMVIEGGAITLDDKVTGRKQVVDELGLGVPFISTFGYATDIDVQPRVHLRINGSPFDLTGVARPFDKVPSSTLRVAFNGLQLEKWADVWPMPLPFKLDSALLDSNLQVVFEQPKDAPPKIRVVGDLALRRFDLRDTDGDTLAAWSALTVTRLELEPIARQVYVGEVGLWAPQVHVRRYANEHLNWQDVVVKLKALGGVAATDTPVADKLKRDLGLKVAPKAQEGAAPGAGTGDAPATGTGTAPGTDPAPATGTAPATGTAPATGTAPATGTAPATGTAPATGTAPATGTAPATGTAPATGTAPTTDPVPAPTAPPATPPAAPAPSEWKVTLDAFNLHEGELYLTDAVSKLDYVMTGIGATVEGVVVPEVKNQPIDLWLTVDNSTDGGWIRAKGPLELSPLSLELGVRLGNIALAPLAPAVRSVAPILLQDGRLAANAQIHVREKGGAIDASATAVQADLTQFKARDEAQKPPLDIALQSLHVTADRLAMGPGQSRFTLAAAGIQGNGKLNLAGAFTPQPLTFASSVDLSDLNVAPFAAYAAGSLNATVRAITLGAKGDVAYAAAAGNAPMRVNWKGGVEITGVDLQDRVNNDDFLNWKRLAFAGMDVSVAGDKVGAKLGDIALEDFYGRILLNAQGRLNVMDLVAAPGQAGGSITQDTQTPGRQSPAAPASSGASKAASPAASKGGDGAAMPDIAVNSVTLSRGRMTFTDRFVKPNYVAELSAIEGAISAVSSTNPQPAKVKVTGRVYTTAPLSISGIVQPFAKYLTLDLKASAKGVDLPRFNTYSAKYVGYPIKRGKLSVDLEYKIKDRALQASNHVVLNQLTFGDKTNSPDATKLPVLLAVALLKDSRGNIDINLPVSGSLDDPEFSVGGIVVRVMMNLVVKAVTSPFSLLASAFGGGEELSYVEFAPGSAVLTEDSVQRIDTLIKALTDRPALKMDISGRADPKTDLDGLRQAWVDAQIRAAKAADTTPRGKKPDPAGVKVSAAERQKYLEEVYDDADIKDKPRNFIGMSKSVPAAQMEAMLRGVAKVGDEQLRQLADARAQAVYEKLQAQEGLADRVFIVAPQLDADGIKDEGQPSRVDFSLK
- the moaC gene encoding cyclic pyranopterin monophosphate synthase MoaC: MSSATPTLSHLDEAGQVRMVDVIAKTDTERVAIAVASVRMNAVAYGLLTQPGKGKGEVLNTARVAAVLAAKRCAELIPLCHSLPLAFVGVDFSLDDAAHRIDIQATCRTSYKTGVEMEAMMACSVAALTIYDMCKAADKGIVVEQVRLKYKAGGKSGEWRND
- a CDS encoding MoaD/ThiS family protein, whose product is MNGATINLLYFARVAELVGKRGEDWPLDSESTGAQLLAALGERYPQLAPATRLKLAINQTHSKPTATIRPGDEVAVFEPVTGG
- a CDS encoding molybdenum cofactor biosynthesis protein MoaE; the protein is MISVQEADFDAAALTAALRENAGSGVGGIVTFVGYVRDYAPDSPTDTLYLEHYPGMCERELEAIANTARQRWKLDGTVIVHRVGALSRNAQIVFVAAASAHRGDAFRGCEYIIDALKTRAPFWKRETLASGNSFWVEQRQADQDRTDAWDEDTAPPKESK
- the moaB gene encoding molybdenum cofactor biosynthesis protein B produces the protein MSEEIPVSLACAVLTVSDTRSAGDDTSGNLLAHNLAHAGHQCVRRDIVRDDIYQIRRVISDWIADPEVQVILTSGGTGFSHRDHTPAAILPLLDREIPGFGELFRQLSYTEIGSSTIQSRAFAGSANQTLIFCLPGSNNACETAWAQILREQFDSAHRPCNFASHFKPQKEDH
- the glp gene encoding gephyrin-like molybdotransferase Glp is translated as MLDFDHAQTLLANAAGPLQRREDIALTEASGRVLATDLQATVDIPPADNSAMDGYALRVADWQAGARLPIQQRCYAGDVPEPLKPGHAIRLFTGSLIPDGADTVVMQEDTVEADNHVEISREPAPGQHIRRRGEDTMAGAPLLAAGAMLQAAHVALLASQGLATVPVVGQLRVGILTTGDELVPPGSPRAPEQIYNSNGPMLAALARGLGAVPVHVLHARDTEEDLLAAFKTLLTDCDLVLSVGGVSVGERDLVKPALATLGGELSLWKVRMKPGKPVALAQINGKPVVSLPGNPVSAYAVFAMLVSPLVRRMQGREEIFPPVSLLPLRTENPRKDGREEFLRVQRRVATEGTAELVPYGHQGSGVISSMPWATGLARLPADVLVNDGDRVPYYDLRHWLA
- the mobA gene encoding molybdenum cofactor guanylyltransferase MobA; translation: MAHQDKGLVLLNGEPMVAHVARRLAPQVARLIISANRHADHYARYGTVVADNEPGLEKYQGPLLGIAAGLAAVAAVADVDWVVVVPCDTPFLPGDLAARLVDAAQSAQAPMAYAMVGEQRHSACMALRPSLLPGLRAYLHGGDRKVGLWQARVGAVAARFDDAPHAFMNVNTPEELAEAQRYASQGR
- the moaA gene encoding GTP 3',8-cyclase MoaA, whose protein sequence is MSKVIFLADRRSDRSAWPAPGELPADGQPALDRRARPLRDLRISVTDRCNFRCTYCMPREVFDASYTFMPHSALLSFEEISRLAGIFTQLGVEKIRLTGGEPLLRKHIENLVGQLAALRTPAGQPLDLTLTTNGSVLARKAAALKAAGLTRVTVSLDALDASMFQDMSDSGFTPDDVLRGIDAAADAGLAPVKVNMVVRRGLNDGQILPMAERFRHSGHILRFIEYMDVGNTNGWNLSEVVPSQEVLDRIGAAYPLEPVQSADMGRVAERWRYLDGGGEIGVISSVTHAFCGGCTRARLSPEGKLFLCLFAHEGFDLRAPLRDGATDAELAAMLAGIWGGRADNYSELRGRNMADPTPDPGRKVEMSYIGG